From Providencia sp. R33, a single genomic window includes:
- the potD gene encoding spermidine/putrescine ABC transporter substrate-binding protein PotD has product MKKWSYLLAAGLMAASIGTATAADDNKDVLYFYNWTEYVPPGLLEQFTKETGIKVIYSTYESNESMYTKLKTYKDGAYDLVVPSTYFIAKMSKEGMLQKIDQSKLSNFKNLDPNLIHKEFDPNNDYSVPYIWGATGIGINGEAVDPGSITSWADFWKPEYKNSLLMMDDAREVFQVALNKLGYSGNTTDPKEIEEAYKELQKLRPNILAFNSDNPATPFIEGEVDVGMLWNGSAFVARQAGLPIEVVWPKEGGIFWMDSLAIPANAKNVEGAHKLINFLLRPEIAAQVAESIGYPTPNLAAKKMLPAEIANDPSLYPSEEVLKKGEWQSDVGNTNILYEEYFQKLKAGR; this is encoded by the coding sequence ATGAAAAAATGGTCCTATCTACTGGCGGCAGGCTTAATGGCTGCAAGTATTGGCACGGCGACTGCCGCTGACGATAACAAAGACGTACTGTATTTCTATAACTGGACAGAATATGTTCCCCCCGGTTTATTAGAACAATTTACCAAAGAAACGGGTATCAAGGTGATTTACTCCACCTACGAATCCAACGAAAGTATGTACACCAAATTGAAAACCTATAAAGATGGGGCTTATGATTTGGTGGTGCCATCTACTTACTTTATTGCCAAAATGAGTAAAGAGGGGATGCTGCAAAAGATTGATCAAAGTAAATTGAGCAACTTTAAAAACCTCGATCCGAATTTAATCCACAAAGAATTTGACCCCAATAATGACTATTCTGTGCCTTATATTTGGGGCGCAACAGGGATTGGCATTAATGGTGAAGCCGTTGACCCAGGTTCTATCACGTCGTGGGCAGATTTTTGGAAGCCTGAATATAAAAATAGCCTATTGATGATGGATGATGCACGGGAAGTATTCCAAGTCGCATTAAATAAACTGGGTTATTCAGGTAATACCACCGACCCGAAAGAGATTGAAGAGGCCTATAAAGAGCTGCAAAAGCTGCGCCCGAATATCTTAGCCTTTAACTCGGATAACCCTGCCACACCGTTTATTGAAGGGGAAGTGGATGTGGGGATGTTATGGAATGGCTCTGCGTTTGTCGCAAGGCAAGCGGGCTTACCGATTGAAGTGGTGTGGCCAAAAGAAGGCGGCATCTTCTGGATGGATAGTCTGGCGATCCCTGCCAATGCGAAAAACGTTGAAGGCGCCCATAAACTGATTAACTTCTTACTACGCCCTGAAATTGCGGCACAAGTTGCTGAATCCATCGGCTATCCAACACCCAATTTAGCCGCTAAAAAGATGTTACCCGCAGAGATTGCTAACGACCCATCCCTTTACCCAAGTGAAGAGGTCTTGAAAAAAGGCGAGTGGCAAAGCGATGTTGGGAATACCAATATTTTGTACGAAGAATATTTCCAAAAGCTAAAAGCTGGCCGTTAA
- the potA gene encoding spermidine/putrescine ABC transporter ATP-binding protein PotA, whose amino-acid sequence MTETTSLTPLVELKSLNKGFDGKQIISELDLTIRNGEFLTILGPSGCGKTTVLRLIAGLEDVDEGQIILDGQDITDIPAEQRFVNTVFQSYALFPHMTVYDNVAFGLRMQKTPAADIQKRVDQALRMVQLEDFAQRRPNQLSGGQQQRVAIARAVVNRPKVLLLDESLSALDYKLRKQMQNELKALQRKLGITFIFVTHDQEEALAMSDRIVVMREGKIEQDGTPREIYEEPKNLFVAQFIGEINIFDAKVLYRIDDKRIRANVEGHECDIFTELLVKEGQHLNVLLRPEDLRVEEVNDAENHPGLIGYVRERNYKGMTLDSVVEMEDGKIVMVSEFFNEDDPDVDHSLNQKVAVTWVESWEVVLDDHS is encoded by the coding sequence ATGACTGAGACAACCTCTCTGACACCACTCGTCGAATTAAAATCTTTAAATAAAGGTTTTGATGGCAAACAAATTATTTCTGAACTTGACTTAACCATTCGAAATGGTGAGTTTTTGACTATTCTGGGGCCTTCTGGCTGCGGTAAAACGACGGTTTTACGTCTTATTGCTGGGCTTGAAGATGTCGATGAAGGTCAAATTATTCTTGATGGTCAAGATATTACGGATATTCCAGCGGAACAACGTTTCGTGAATACCGTATTCCAAAGCTATGCTCTTTTTCCTCATATGACGGTCTATGACAACGTCGCTTTTGGCTTGCGTATGCAAAAAACACCTGCTGCCGATATTCAAAAGCGGGTTGATCAGGCACTGCGTATGGTGCAATTGGAAGATTTTGCGCAGCGAAGGCCGAATCAACTCTCTGGCGGGCAGCAGCAGCGCGTGGCAATCGCTCGTGCCGTAGTGAATCGCCCAAAAGTCTTATTACTGGATGAATCATTGTCTGCGCTGGATTACAAACTGCGTAAGCAAATGCAGAACGAGCTAAAAGCCCTTCAACGGAAACTGGGAATTACCTTTATTTTTGTTACCCATGACCAAGAAGAAGCCTTAGCGATGTCTGACAGGATAGTCGTCATGCGTGAAGGGAAAATTGAGCAAGATGGTACACCTCGTGAAATTTATGAGGAGCCTAAAAACCTGTTTGTTGCTCAGTTTATTGGTGAAATTAATATTTTTGATGCGAAAGTATTGTATCGCATTGATGATAAACGTATTCGTGCCAATGTTGAAGGTCATGAGTGCGACATTTTCACTGAGCTTTTGGTCAAAGAAGGGCAGCACCTTAATGTGCTTTTGCGCCCTGAAGACTTACGCGTTGAAGAAGTGAATGATGCAGAAAATCATCCAGGGCTAATTGGTTACGTGCGTGAACGTAACTACAAAGGCATGACTTTGGATTCTGTGGTTGAGATGGAAGACGGCAAAATTGTTATGGTGAGCGAATTCTTTAACGAAGACGACCCCGATGTTGACCACTCCTTGAATCAAAAAGTTGCTGTAACTTGGGTGGAAAGCTGGGAGGTCGTTCTGGATGATCATTCGTAA
- a CDS encoding fimbrial protein — MIHKFIKQYGFYFLFLFIFISPKTFALDCVEKGTGAVEKPAVPVGQLAIPSDTTAGAVIWQSNPMTVTVYCDNVLGDAVDVVHMYFNPKSQKLGTGLLLGANYQGQQLEQNEQRVNLGTNPIRKGQDVTVTVTFTLYIKVTGIVPPSGNYTGDNQFTVFQFDGSGGINHTAGAKNLKYSITGLQGIRFLKCGADIKVYPESQQIDFGQLMITDLNQGKEFKKDFQIQAVKRGCLDNFSMNINFETTDQLNGEYAIDLKNGMNLTIADDKANRIKYNYFQFFGTLPLGLTSVTRDYSATVKKVSAIKTGPFKASTIVRINYY, encoded by the coding sequence ATGATACACAAATTTATTAAGCAGTATGGGTTCTACTTTTTATTCTTATTTATTTTTATCAGCCCAAAGACTTTTGCATTAGATTGCGTTGAGAAGGGAACGGGGGCAGTAGAAAAACCCGCGGTTCCTGTCGGGCAGTTGGCTATTCCATCAGACACAACGGCTGGGGCAGTTATTTGGCAGTCTAACCCGATGACAGTGACGGTCTATTGTGACAACGTCCTTGGGGATGCAGTTGACGTTGTGCATATGTATTTTAACCCGAAATCCCAAAAGCTGGGAACTGGGTTATTACTTGGCGCAAACTACCAAGGCCAGCAGCTTGAGCAAAATGAACAACGCGTTAATTTAGGAACTAACCCAATTCGTAAAGGACAGGATGTGACTGTAACTGTCACATTTACATTGTATATCAAGGTCACAGGGATTGTTCCACCATCAGGAAATTATACAGGTGATAACCAATTTACCGTTTTCCAATTTGATGGTAGCGGCGGGATAAACCATACCGCGGGCGCTAAGAACTTAAAATATTCAATTACGGGGCTACAAGGTATTCGGTTTTTAAAATGTGGTGCGGATATCAAAGTTTACCCTGAATCCCAGCAAATAGACTTTGGTCAATTGATGATTACAGACCTTAATCAAGGTAAAGAGTTTAAAAAAGATTTTCAAATTCAAGCGGTAAAGCGTGGTTGTTTAGATAATTTCTCGATGAATATTAACTTTGAAACCACTGATCAGCTAAATGGTGAATATGCGATTGATTTGAAAAATGGGATGAACCTAACGATTGCTGACGATAAAGCGAATCGTATCAAATATAATTATTTCCAATTTTTTGGCACATTACCTTTAGGTTTGACCTCAGTCACGCGTGATTATAGTGCGACGGTTAAAAAAGTGAGTGCAATTAAAACGGGACCTTTTAAAGCATCAACAATTGTTCGCATTAACTATTATTGA
- a CDS encoding fumarate hydratase, giving the protein MANKEFFYQEPYPLSEDKTEYTHVSDKYVSVEQFAGKPILKVEPEALTLLAERAIYESQFFLRAAHQKQVAAILHDPEASENDKYVALQLLRNAEISAKGILPNCQDTGTVAVVGKKGQQVWTDCDDEEYLSRGIYNVFQHENLRFSQNAPLDMFNEVNTGTNLPAQFDIFATKGDEYHFLFVNKGGGSANKSALYQETKATLTPAKLKNFLIEKMRNLGTTACPPYHIAFVIGGTSAETTLKTAKLASAKYYDNLPTTGNEYGRAFRDIELENELLEASRHLGFGAQFGGKYFAHDVRVIRLPRHGASCPIGLAISCSADRNIKAKITKEGLWLEKMEHNPAQYIPESMRTQAEGKVVHIDLNRPMKDVLAELSKHPVSTRVSLSGPLIIARDIAHTKLKERLDNGEELPQYFKDHMVYYAGPAKKPEDMVSGSLGPTTGNRMDPYVDLFQSHGGSMVMLAKGNRTQAVTDACKKHGGFYLGSIGGSAAILAQEYVKSLNCLEYPELGMEAIWKMEVEGLPAFILVDDKGNNFFEQVQNTTCQKCVK; this is encoded by the coding sequence ATGGCTAATAAAGAGTTTTTTTATCAAGAACCTTATCCCCTATCTGAGGATAAAACTGAATATACCCACGTTTCTGATAAATATGTTTCTGTCGAGCAATTCGCAGGAAAACCAATTTTAAAAGTTGAGCCCGAAGCACTAACATTGCTCGCTGAGCGTGCAATTTATGAATCACAGTTTTTCTTAAGAGCCGCACACCAAAAACAAGTTGCAGCCATCTTGCATGACCCAGAAGCCAGCGAAAATGATAAATACGTCGCACTGCAATTGCTACGTAACGCTGAAATTTCTGCAAAAGGCATTTTACCAAACTGCCAAGATACCGGAACCGTTGCTGTGGTTGGGAAAAAAGGTCAACAAGTTTGGACGGATTGCGATGATGAAGAGTACCTCTCTCGCGGAATTTACAACGTCTTCCAACATGAAAACTTGCGTTTTTCTCAAAATGCCCCGCTTGATATGTTTAACGAAGTGAATACGGGCACTAACCTACCAGCACAGTTTGATATTTTTGCCACCAAAGGCGATGAATATCATTTCCTGTTCGTCAATAAAGGCGGCGGTTCTGCGAATAAATCCGCACTTTATCAAGAAACAAAAGCCACGTTAACCCCAGCTAAGTTGAAAAACTTCTTAATTGAGAAAATGCGCAATCTGGGAACAACGGCTTGTCCGCCTTATCATATTGCCTTTGTTATTGGTGGAACTTCAGCGGAAACAACGTTGAAAACAGCAAAATTAGCCTCTGCTAAATACTACGATAATTTACCAACTACGGGTAATGAGTATGGCCGCGCTTTCCGTGATATTGAGCTAGAAAATGAGTTATTAGAAGCTTCACGACATCTTGGCTTTGGTGCGCAGTTTGGTGGTAAATATTTTGCTCACGATGTCCGAGTTATACGCTTACCTCGCCATGGCGCGTCTTGCCCTATTGGTTTAGCTATTTCGTGTTCTGCTGACCGTAATATCAAGGCCAAAATTACCAAAGAGGGTTTGTGGCTGGAGAAAATGGAGCATAATCCAGCGCAATATATCCCTGAATCTATGCGTACCCAAGCTGAAGGCAAAGTGGTTCATATTGACCTCAACCGCCCAATGAAAGATGTTTTGGCTGAGCTGAGTAAGCACCCAGTGTCGACTCGTGTTTCCCTCAGTGGTCCACTGATCATCGCACGTGATATTGCACACACTAAGCTCAAAGAACGTTTAGATAACGGCGAAGAATTACCACAATACTTCAAAGACCATATGGTGTATTACGCAGGACCAGCCAAGAAGCCTGAAGATATGGTATCAGGCTCGTTAGGCCCAACAACGGGTAACCGTATGGACCCTTATGTTGACCTGTTCCAATCCCACGGTGGTAGCATGGTAATGCTTGCTAAAGGGAACCGTACTCAAGCAGTGACCGACGCATGTAAAAAACACGGTGGTTTCTATTTAGGCAGCATTGGGGGTTCAGCGGCAATCTTAGCGCAAGAATATGTTAAGAGCCTGAATTGCTTAGAATATCCAGAATTAGGTATGGAAGCAATTTGGAAAATGGAAGTTGAAGGCCTACCCGCCTTTATCCTTGTTGATGACAAAGGAAACAACTTCTTTGAGCAAGTACAAAATACGACTTGCCAAAAATGTGTAAAATAA
- the potC gene encoding spermidine/putrescine ABC transporter permease PotC — translation MIGRTLRGGFMAIVYAYLYIPIIILIVNSFNESRFGIQWQGFSTKWYELLSNNDSLLEAAGHSLTMAVLSATFATVIGTLTAVALFRYRFRGKPFVGGMLFVVMMSPDIVMAISLLVLFMILGVSLGFWSLLFSHITFCLPFVVVTVYARLKDFDVKMLEAARDLGAGEFTILRKIILPLALPAIVAGWLLSFTLSMDDVVVSSFVTGPSYEILPLKIYSMVKVGVSPEVNALATVLLIMSLVLVCLSQWVMRDKYGKKAQ, via the coding sequence ATGATCGGGCGTACTTTGCGTGGTGGCTTTATGGCCATCGTCTATGCGTATCTTTATATTCCAATCATCATTTTGATTGTTAACTCCTTCAATGAATCTCGTTTTGGTATTCAGTGGCAGGGGTTCTCAACAAAATGGTATGAACTGCTGAGCAATAACGACAGCTTATTAGAAGCGGCGGGGCATTCATTAACCATGGCGGTGTTATCCGCCACATTTGCCACAGTGATTGGCACATTAACCGCAGTTGCGCTGTTTCGTTACCGTTTTCGTGGCAAGCCCTTTGTGGGCGGAATGCTGTTTGTGGTGATGATGTCCCCCGATATCGTGATGGCAATATCGTTATTAGTGCTGTTTATGATCTTGGGCGTTTCACTGGGTTTTTGGTCGTTGCTGTTTTCGCACATTACCTTCTGTCTGCCTTTTGTGGTGGTCACGGTATATGCAAGGCTTAAAGACTTTGATGTGAAGATGCTGGAAGCCGCGCGAGATCTTGGGGCGGGTGAATTTACTATTTTACGTAAAATTATTCTGCCATTGGCGCTCCCCGCGATTGTGGCGGGTTGGTTGCTCAGCTTCACATTATCGATGGATGATGTGGTAGTGTCGTCGTTTGTGACGGGGCCAAGTTATGAAATTTTACCGTTAAAAATCTACTCAATGGTCAAGGTTGGCGTATCGCCTGAAGTGAATGCGTTGGCAACGGTGCTACTGATTATGTCGCTGGTGCTTGTTTGCTTAAGCCAATGGGTAATGCGGGATAAATACGGTAAAAAAGCGCAGTAA
- the potB gene encoding spermidine/putrescine ABC transporter permease PotB yields MIIRKHKILQNVIITGIVAWLVLFVFLPNIMIIGASFLTRSDTNLVDLIFTWDNYIRLSDPMYAEVMLHSLNMALIATFFCLVIGYPFAFILAKLPKRIQPLMLFLLIVPFWTNSLIRIYGLKVFLSTKGYLNDFLLWIGIIDKPIRLMYTPEAVVLGLIYILLPFMVMPLYSSIEKLDKSYLEAARDLGANKFQTFVKIIIPLTMPGIIAGCLLVLLPAMGLFYVADLMGGAKNLLIGNVIKSQFLNIRDWPFGAATSIFLTVMMGLLLYVYYRAAKLLNKKAYEE; encoded by the coding sequence ATGATCATTCGTAAACACAAGATCCTGCAGAATGTGATTATCACAGGGATTGTCGCTTGGTTGGTCTTGTTCGTTTTCTTGCCAAATATCATGATCATCGGGGCAAGCTTCCTAACACGCAGCGATACCAATTTAGTGGATCTGATCTTCACATGGGATAACTACATCCGTTTATCTGATCCCATGTATGCGGAAGTGATGCTGCATTCACTGAATATGGCGCTGATCGCCACATTCTTCTGCCTTGTGATCGGCTATCCATTTGCCTTTATTTTGGCGAAGTTACCTAAACGTATTCAGCCATTGATGCTGTTTTTATTGATTGTACCGTTCTGGACAAACTCGCTGATCCGTATCTATGGCTTGAAAGTGTTTTTGAGTACCAAAGGCTATTTGAATGATTTTTTGCTTTGGATTGGCATTATCGATAAACCGATACGCTTAATGTACACCCCAGAAGCAGTAGTATTAGGGCTGATTTATATCCTATTGCCTTTTATGGTAATGCCACTGTACTCCAGTATTGAAAAATTGGATAAGTCATATTTAGAAGCAGCTAGGGATCTCGGTGCTAATAAATTCCAGACCTTTGTGAAAATCATTATTCCATTAACGATGCCAGGTATTATTGCTGGGTGTTTATTGGTTCTGTTACCTGCGATGGGGCTATTTTATGTCGCCGATTTAATGGGCGGCGCGAAGAACTTGTTAATTGGTAACGTGATAAAAAGCCAGTTCCTTAATATTCGCGATTGGCCATTTGGTGCAGCAACCAGTATTTTCCTCACCGTGATGATGGGGCTGTTGCTGTATGTGTACTACCGAGCGGCTAAGCTTCTGAATAAAAAGGCGTATGAAGAATGA
- a CDS encoding fimbrial protein — translation MRNCCFSIGFFMLSLFGNHAYADSSMMRGDLNFTGNVVALPCKITLSSIDQNIELGPISLNYFNEIGDRSPKHEIKLKFDDCIFPKRDRDDRDPVVRIMFISEPTASTDRNLFGGKTILNGYGIRLLDKQGNTIPNGEYRNYPVYFDDNQQIVIYSMLESYRARSELTVGNIKTQITLNITYI, via the coding sequence ATGAGAAATTGTTGCTTTTCAATCGGTTTTTTCATGTTATCCCTGTTTGGGAATCATGCATATGCAGACAGCAGCATGATGCGAGGCGATCTCAATTTTACCGGCAACGTAGTGGCTTTGCCTTGTAAAATCACACTTTCCTCGATTGATCAAAATATTGAATTAGGCCCAATTTCTCTTAATTATTTCAATGAGATCGGGGATAGAAGTCCTAAGCATGAGATCAAATTGAAATTTGACGACTGCATTTTCCCGAAGCGTGATCGTGATGACCGCGATCCTGTCGTTAGGATCATGTTTATTTCAGAACCAACGGCAAGCACGGATCGTAATTTATTTGGTGGTAAAACGATTTTAAATGGTTATGGCATTCGCTTACTGGATAAACAAGGCAATACGATACCGAATGGTGAATACCGTAACTATCCAGTTTATTTCGATGATAATCAACAGATTGTGATCTACTCCATGTTGGAAAGTTATCGTGCAAGAAGTGAATTAACCGTGGGTAATATTAAAACGCAAATTACCTTAAATATTACCTATATATAA
- a CDS encoding fimbrial biogenesis chaperone, whose product MSKKYVVALGLSLIFGGMEVASAAINIDRTRIIFPGKDKSISLVINNQSKTMPYLAQSWMEDAKGNKVSEPFTVLPPMQRVEPNAKNQIKIIKTEGIDALPQDRESLFYLNVREIPPVSDKENVVQIAIQSRLKMFYRPAQIENNSDKVWAKELKFTHSGSQLLIENPTKYYVTLGYLSNNNKNNFPGFESVMVAPLSKESVSVPSASFSQLYAGYMDDYGGMKMLTYQCAASICQLSKENQ is encoded by the coding sequence ATGAGTAAAAAGTACGTAGTTGCCCTCGGGCTTTCATTAATCTTTGGTGGCATGGAAGTTGCCTCTGCGGCAATCAATATTGACCGCACTCGTATTATTTTTCCGGGCAAAGATAAATCCATTAGCTTAGTCATTAATAACCAAAGTAAAACTATGCCTTATTTGGCGCAATCATGGATGGAAGACGCGAAAGGAAACAAAGTTTCAGAGCCTTTTACCGTTTTGCCACCAATGCAACGCGTTGAGCCGAATGCAAAAAATCAAATTAAAATCATTAAAACTGAAGGGATTGATGCACTGCCCCAAGATAGGGAATCGCTATTTTACCTGAATGTACGTGAAATCCCTCCAGTTTCAGATAAAGAAAATGTGGTGCAAATTGCGATTCAGAGCCGTTTAAAAATGTTTTATCGCCCAGCTCAAATTGAAAATAACAGCGATAAAGTGTGGGCGAAAGAGTTGAAGTTTACGCATTCGGGTAGTCAGTTATTGATTGAAAACCCAACGAAATACTACGTCACATTGGGTTATTTAAGTAACAACAATAAGAATAACTTTCCAGGTTTTGAGAGTGTCATGGTAGCGCCATTATCAAAAGAAAGCGTTTCTGTACCAAGTGCCAGTTTTAGCCAGCTTTACGCCGGATATATGGATGACTACGGCGGAATGAAAATGTTGACTTATCAGTGCGCTGCATCGATATGCCAGCTATCAAAAGAAAACCAATAG